One window from the genome of Bdellovibrio sp. NC01 encodes:
- the sucD gene encoding succinate--CoA ligase subunit alpha, giving the protein MAILINKNTKVICQGFTGAQGTFHSEQALAYGTKMVGGVTPGKGGTTHIGLPVFNTVKEAKAATGCNASVIFVPPPFAADSIMEAVDADLDLVICITEGIPVLDMVKVKKYMQGKRTRLIGPNCPGVITPGECKIGIMPGSIHKPGRIGVLSRSGTLTYEAVGQLTALGLGQSTAVGIGGDPVNGTNFIDVLKLFNEDPDTDGVIMIGEIGGSAEEEAAEYIKNHFKKPVTAFIAGAAAPAGKRMGHAGAIISGGKGTAEAKFAALEAAGCKISRSPADMGVTMQSMLKK; this is encoded by the coding sequence ATGGCAATTCTTATTAACAAAAACACAAAAGTTATCTGCCAAGGTTTCACAGGTGCTCAAGGGACATTCCACTCTGAGCAAGCATTGGCTTACGGTACAAAAATGGTTGGTGGCGTGACTCCAGGTAAAGGTGGCACAACACACATCGGTCTTCCAGTGTTCAACACTGTGAAAGAAGCTAAAGCAGCGACTGGCTGTAACGCTTCTGTGATCTTCGTTCCACCTCCATTCGCAGCTGACTCTATCATGGAAGCTGTTGATGCTGATTTGGATCTAGTGATCTGTATCACTGAAGGTATCCCTGTATTGGACATGGTTAAAGTTAAGAAGTACATGCAAGGCAAACGTACTCGCTTGATCGGTCCTAACTGCCCTGGCGTTATCACTCCAGGCGAATGCAAAATCGGTATCATGCCTGGTTCGATTCATAAACCAGGTCGCATCGGTGTTCTTTCTCGCTCTGGTACTTTGACTTATGAAGCTGTTGGACAGTTGACGGCTTTGGGTCTTGGTCAATCAACAGCAGTTGGTATCGGTGGTGACCCAGTGAACGGTACAAACTTCATCGACGTTTTGAAATTGTTCAATGAAGATCCAGACACTGACGGCGTTATCATGATCGGTGAAATCGGTGGTTCTGCAGAAGAAGAAGCTGCTGAATACATCAAAAATCACTTCAAAAAACCTGTGACTGCGTTCATCGCTGGTGCTGCGGCTCCTGCTGGTAAACGTATGGGTCACGCTGGTGCGATCATCAGCGGTGGTAAAGGTACTGCGGAAGCGAAATTCGCAGCACTAGAAGCAGCTGGTTGCAAAATCTCTCGCTCTCCTGCGGATATGGGCGTGACTATGCAATCAATGCTTAAAAAATAG
- a CDS encoding ankyrin repeat domain-containing protein, protein MRSYTEYLKSKTEEPLLLQAARTGDLGTIAREILAGADVDQKNHRGYSPLMLAAYNDQYDAALLLIEAGADVNSADKGGNTVVMGAAFKGHTEIMQLLLRQGARIDSKNFANQTALDFARTFGRREIIPLLERHGKTPNVFQRLGHLISFFVNQISYRLKHS, encoded by the coding sequence ATGCGTTCTTACACAGAGTATCTTAAAAGCAAAACTGAAGAACCCCTTCTACTTCAAGCGGCCCGCACAGGTGATTTGGGCACGATTGCCCGCGAAATCCTGGCAGGTGCCGATGTCGATCAGAAAAATCATCGAGGTTATTCGCCGTTGATGCTTGCTGCTTACAATGACCAATATGATGCTGCATTACTTCTTATTGAAGCCGGTGCTGACGTTAATTCAGCAGACAAAGGCGGTAATACTGTCGTCATGGGTGCGGCCTTCAAGGGTCACACGGAAATCATGCAACTTCTTTTAAGACAGGGCGCCCGCATTGATTCCAAAAATTTCGCGAATCAAACGGCACTGGATTTCGCAAGAACCTTTGGGCGCAGGGAAATCATTCCGTTGTTGGAACGACACGGGAAAACTCCGAACGTTTTCCAACGCCTTGGTCATCTTATCTCGTTTTTCGTAAATCAAATTAGCTATCGCCTTAAACACTCTTAG
- the sucC gene encoding ADP-forming succinate--CoA ligase subunit beta, with product MNIHEYQAKEVLRKFGVATLKGKLAHSPEEAVAAAKEIGGSVWVVKAQIHAGGRGKGGGVKVAKSLDEVADYTKKMIGMTLVTHQTGPEGKVVQKVFIEQGCNIAKEYYVACLIDRATGRAAMMASSEGGMDIEEVAEHNPNAIKKVDIDPTVGLMPFQARELAFQIGMDPALVGKATKFFQGLYNAFIATDCSIAEINPLVVTKENDVFALDAKMNFDSNSLFRHPDIVEMRDLNEEEPSEIEASKFDLAFIKLDGNIGCLVNGAGLAMATLDIIKLHGAEPANFLDVGGGANKEKVTEAFKIILKDKNVKGILVNIFGGIMKCDIIAEGVIAASKELGLKVPLVVRLEGTNVELGKKMLRESGLNITPADNLTDAAKKIVAAVKG from the coding sequence ATGAATATTCATGAGTATCAGGCCAAAGAAGTCTTGAGAAAGTTCGGAGTAGCAACGCTTAAAGGTAAGCTTGCTCACTCTCCAGAAGAAGCTGTAGCAGCTGCGAAAGAAATCGGTGGATCAGTTTGGGTTGTTAAAGCTCAGATCCACGCTGGTGGTCGCGGTAAAGGCGGCGGTGTTAAAGTTGCGAAGTCTTTGGACGAAGTTGCTGACTACACTAAAAAAATGATCGGCATGACTTTGGTAACTCACCAAACAGGCCCTGAAGGTAAAGTTGTTCAAAAAGTTTTCATCGAACAAGGTTGCAACATCGCGAAAGAATACTACGTTGCTTGCTTGATCGACCGTGCAACTGGAAGAGCTGCAATGATGGCTTCTTCTGAAGGTGGTATGGATATCGAGGAAGTTGCTGAACACAATCCAAACGCGATCAAAAAAGTAGACATCGATCCAACTGTTGGTTTGATGCCTTTCCAAGCTCGCGAATTGGCATTCCAAATCGGAATGGACCCAGCTCTTGTTGGTAAAGCGACTAAATTCTTCCAAGGTCTTTACAACGCCTTCATCGCAACTGATTGCTCTATCGCAGAAATCAATCCACTTGTTGTGACGAAAGAAAATGATGTATTCGCTCTTGATGCGAAAATGAACTTCGACTCAAACTCTTTGTTCAGACATCCAGATATCGTTGAAATGCGCGACCTTAACGAAGAAGAACCTTCTGAAATTGAAGCTTCTAAATTCGATCTAGCGTTCATCAAGTTGGACGGAAATATTGGTTGCTTGGTGAATGGTGCGGGTCTTGCGATGGCGACTTTGGACATCATCAAATTGCACGGCGCTGAGCCTGCAAACTTCTTGGACGTTGGCGGCGGCGCTAATAAAGAGAAAGTAACTGAAGCGTTCAAAATCATCCTTAAAGACAAAAACGTTAAAGGCATCCTGGTAAACATCTTCGGTGGTATCATGAAATGTGACATCATCGCAGAAGGCGTTATCGCTGCTTCTAAAGAGTTGGGTCTTAAAGTTCCATTGGTTGTACGTCTTGAAGGTACAAACGTAGAACTTGGTAAAAAAATGTTGAGAGAGTCTGGCTTGAACATTACTCCAGCAGACAATCTTACAGATGCAGCTAAAAAGATCGTTGCTGCGGTTAAAGGATAA
- a CDS encoding catalase, which produces MSNTKTMTTAAGAPVPENQHSLSAGLRGPLLLQDVHLIEKLAHFARERIPERVVHAKGSGAYGTLTITNDISKYSKADVFKKGTQTELFLRFSTVAGEKGSADTERDPRGFAIKFYTKQGNWDLVGNNTPVFFERDPLKFSDFIHSQKRDPRTGYKNATRMWDYWQFAPEALHQITILFSDRGTPDGYRFMNGYGSHTYSLINSKNERFWVKFHFKTLQGIKNLSAQKAQELAGSDPDYAGRDLFEAIERKDFPRWAVKVQIMPETDANTYKVNPFDLTKIWSHKDYPLIDVGVMELNRNPENYFAEVEQAAFSPGNVVPGIGFSPDKMLQARIFSYPDAQRYRLGVNYQFLPVNRAFSEVNTYHRDGAMRFDTNYGRQDNYEPNGFGGPTQKAEFAEPPLKIDGDADRFNSHLGNDDFSQAGDLYRLLNTEERDRLTTNLANAMKGVPAAIVRANLQHFHKCDPEYGESIARKVGVSL; this is translated from the coding sequence ATGTCGAACACTAAAACTATGACAACTGCTGCTGGTGCGCCGGTTCCTGAAAATCAACATTCCTTATCTGCGGGGCTGCGTGGTCCATTGCTTCTGCAGGATGTGCACTTAATAGAAAAACTTGCGCATTTTGCTCGTGAAAGAATCCCTGAACGTGTTGTGCACGCCAAAGGCTCTGGCGCGTATGGCACACTGACTATTACAAATGACATTTCAAAATATTCGAAAGCAGATGTATTCAAAAAAGGAACACAGACAGAGTTATTCTTACGCTTTTCAACAGTCGCAGGCGAAAAAGGTTCTGCTGATACGGAACGCGATCCACGTGGTTTCGCAATTAAGTTTTATACGAAACAAGGAAATTGGGATTTGGTTGGTAACAACACGCCCGTGTTCTTTGAACGTGATCCTTTAAAATTCTCCGACTTCATTCACTCTCAAAAAAGAGACCCAAGAACAGGATATAAAAATGCAACGCGCATGTGGGACTACTGGCAGTTCGCTCCAGAAGCTTTACACCAAATTACGATTTTATTCAGCGATCGCGGCACCCCTGATGGTTATCGCTTTATGAATGGCTATGGCAGCCATACTTATAGTCTGATTAATTCTAAAAACGAACGCTTCTGGGTAAAATTTCATTTCAAAACTTTGCAGGGAATTAAAAACCTAAGTGCACAAAAAGCCCAAGAACTTGCTGGCAGCGATCCAGATTATGCGGGTCGTGATCTGTTCGAGGCGATCGAACGCAAAGACTTCCCTCGCTGGGCCGTGAAAGTGCAAATCATGCCAGAAACTGATGCGAACACTTACAAAGTTAATCCATTCGACCTTACTAAAATTTGGTCACACAAAGATTATCCGCTGATCGATGTGGGTGTGATGGAATTAAATCGTAATCCCGAAAACTATTTTGCAGAAGTAGAACAAGCAGCTTTTTCACCAGGCAACGTTGTTCCGGGAATTGGTTTTTCTCCTGATAAAATGTTGCAGGCGCGTATTTTTAGTTATCCCGATGCCCAACGCTATCGCCTGGGAGTGAATTATCAATTTCTTCCAGTGAACCGCGCATTTTCAGAAGTGAATACTTATCACCGCGACGGCGCGATGAGATTCGACACAAACTATGGACGTCAGGATAATTACGAGCCAAATGGTTTTGGCGGTCCAACACAGAAGGCAGAGTTCGCAGAGCCGCCTTTAAAAATCGACGGCGATGCAGATCGTTTTAATTCTCATTTAGGTAACGATGATTTCTCTCAAGCTGGTGATTTATATCGCCTTCTTAATACAGAGGAACGTGATCGTTTAACGACCAATCTAGCAAACGCCATGAAAGGTGTTCCCGCCGCAATCGTGCGTGCCAATCTTCAACATTTCCACAAATGTGATCCGGAGTATGGCGAGTCTATCGCGCGTAAAGTTGGAGTTTCACTGTAA
- a CDS encoding cation:proton antiporter — protein sequence MKLFLFLLIGLLLGPSALGWRFPTEVSSLVAVCSNLFLFVAGLELSLKKTREPFSKAVKLSFGAFLPPFIVGLLMAFFLITDGNGQPLAMNTAIFIAIALSVSALPVAIQILKDLGLYESEMGRLIVSAATLCDIIAWVAFAFLLPSEGIGPWLQSHISVIFFFLGLIVSDTRFGQPRLRGYLVQASKWVFGPVFFISIGWKLNLWQNLHLTQILIVMIVACTTKFVGSYFAAKKIGYSHKRSTLIGLALNSRGAVEIIIASLALKQNLIDQTLFATLVIMAVVTSLLPEPLTHIWKLKEE from the coding sequence GTGAAACTGTTTTTATTTTTGCTTATTGGATTGCTTCTAGGACCGAGCGCACTGGGATGGCGCTTTCCCACAGAAGTTTCGAGCCTGGTTGCTGTTTGTTCCAATTTATTTTTATTTGTCGCCGGGCTTGAATTAAGTCTTAAAAAAACCCGCGAGCCGTTTTCAAAAGCAGTTAAACTCAGCTTCGGCGCATTTCTGCCGCCTTTTATTGTCGGTTTGTTAATGGCCTTCTTCCTTATCACTGACGGGAATGGGCAACCACTGGCAATGAATACCGCAATATTTATTGCTATCGCCTTATCAGTGTCAGCTCTGCCCGTCGCTATTCAAATTTTAAAAGATCTGGGCTTATATGAAAGCGAGATGGGCAGGCTTATCGTTAGCGCCGCTACACTGTGTGACATCATTGCGTGGGTTGCTTTTGCTTTTTTATTACCGAGCGAAGGTATCGGTCCTTGGCTGCAAAGTCATATCTCGGTCATATTTTTCTTTTTAGGACTCATCGTTTCTGACACACGTTTTGGCCAACCCAGATTGCGCGGTTATTTAGTTCAAGCGTCTAAATGGGTTTTCGGACCGGTCTTTTTTATTAGCATCGGATGGAAGCTTAATCTGTGGCAAAACCTGCATCTGACACAAATCCTTATTGTGATGATTGTGGCGTGCACGACAAAATTTGTAGGATCATATTTCGCCGCAAAGAAGATCGGCTATTCTCATAAACGTAGCACACTCATTGGGCTTGCCTTAAATTCCCGTGGCGCCGTTGAAATCATTATTGCTTCACTCGCATTAAAACAGAATCTTATCGATCAAACTCTATTTGCAACGTTGGTCATCATGGCCGTTGTGACGTCTCTGCTGCCTGAGCCGTTGACTCATATCTGGAAACTTAAAGAAGAATAG
- a CDS encoding ABC transporter ATP-binding protein — MSIIRLQDVTVAFDSQIVLSSINLEIKAGESFVIVGPSGQGKTVLLKTLAGLITPQNGKVFVEQQEWLTLSPKARLPLLKKMGILFQKNALFDSLTCLENICFPLRETTELSETEILNKAEYFLDAVGIPHARDLFPDEISGGMQKRLGIARALALNPEIIFYDDPTAGLDPITSKKIIELIIDLKKKNNSTVVAITNDMNRAYQLADRIGMVVNQELLITGTPEQTKNHPDPRVHQFIRGMVEGPLTAQA, encoded by the coding sequence ATGAGTATTATACGTCTGCAAGATGTGACTGTGGCTTTTGATTCACAGATTGTTTTGAGCTCCATTAATTTGGAAATCAAAGCAGGGGAGTCCTTTGTCATTGTGGGGCCAAGTGGACAGGGAAAAACGGTTTTGCTGAAAACCTTGGCGGGACTCATAACTCCGCAGAATGGCAAAGTTTTTGTGGAACAGCAGGAGTGGTTGACACTCAGTCCCAAGGCGCGTTTGCCGCTGCTTAAGAAAATGGGAATTCTGTTTCAAAAAAATGCTCTGTTCGATTCACTGACTTGTCTGGAAAATATTTGTTTTCCTTTGCGCGAAACAACGGAACTTTCTGAGACAGAAATACTGAACAAGGCTGAGTATTTTCTCGATGCAGTGGGCATTCCACATGCGCGCGATCTTTTTCCCGACGAGATCAGCGGCGGAATGCAAAAGCGACTCGGAATCGCTAGAGCGCTGGCTCTAAATCCAGAAATCATTTTCTACGACGATCCCACTGCGGGACTTGATCCCATCACGTCGAAAAAAATCATCGAGCTGATCATCGACTTGAAGAAGAAAAACAATTCGACAGTTGTTGCGATCACGAACGACATGAATCGCGCATATCAACTTGCAGATCGCATCGGCATGGTTGTGAATCAAGAGCTGCTTATCACGGGCACTCCGGAACAAACAAAAAATCATCCTGATCCACGCGTGCATCAATTCATTCGCGGAATGGTCGAAGGACCACTGACCGCACAAGCGTAG
- a CDS encoding ABC transporter permease — MISLFAETFFGIFVSPFRRKEFLQQLHFVANRSLIIIVFCVCFAAIVTILESSFHMKMVIQNDSMVPGFAAVLILRELAAVVMALLLASRVGAGYASEVGSMQITEQVDALKMLGIDPVNYLVVPRFLACILGAMMLTVVANMTCLLSAMMISQSYLSYTPGMFLSSMHRFVQFRDIIFAMIKGACFGAVIPIVACYFGFNCQQGAEGVGKATTNTVVVASIGIIVIDFILSYTFSHMY; from the coding sequence ATGATTTCACTCTTTGCTGAAACCTTTTTTGGTATTTTTGTATCGCCATTCCGTCGCAAAGAATTCCTGCAACAACTTCATTTTGTGGCAAATCGCAGTTTAATCATCATCGTCTTCTGCGTCTGTTTCGCCGCGATCGTGACCATTCTTGAATCGTCATTTCATATGAAGATGGTGATTCAGAACGATTCGATGGTTCCTGGTTTCGCTGCCGTTCTGATTTTACGCGAACTTGCAGCAGTTGTAATGGCGCTGTTGTTGGCTTCACGCGTGGGCGCGGGATATGCGTCTGAAGTGGGAAGCATGCAGATCACTGAACAAGTGGATGCACTTAAGATGTTGGGAATTGATCCAGTTAATTATCTGGTTGTCCCACGCTTTTTAGCCTGCATTTTGGGTGCGATGATGTTGACGGTGGTCGCAAATATGACGTGTTTGCTATCGGCAATGATGATCAGCCAATCTTATTTAAGTTATACGCCGGGGATGTTCTTGTCCTCGATGCATCGTTTTGTCCAGTTCCGCGACATCATTTTTGCGATGATTAAAGGAGCGTGTTTTGGTGCGGTGATCCCTATCGTCGCATGTTACTTCGGTTTCAACTGCCAGCAAGGTGCTGAAGGAGTTGGAAAAGCGACGACAAATACGGTGGTCGTAGCCTCGATCGGAATCATTGTTATCGATTTTATTTTATCTTACACTTTTAGCCACATGTACTAG
- a CDS encoding ABC transporter permease, with the protein MMGLFIHLLDEVGGNLLFFKELLISLLKKTPKSRDVFDQIWKVTTDSFFTTAMAGFFVGAIMSVQFAMLMKEFGALGYLGGLSTSATFREVGPLLIAFMLSGKVGAYTSAELGTMRVTEQIDAVRCLGADPIQEIIAPRFVGIIIASFFLLGGGLIMSVLGGMLMGNLFAGVNFEEYLRHIPTIVNPISILSGLVKCGTFAVVLATVCTFKGYYTSGGAKGVGRSVVSTAVTTMVAIVVMDWFTSFIGEIILQMIRGYRS; encoded by the coding sequence ATGATGGGTCTTTTCATTCACCTTTTAGACGAAGTGGGTGGCAACCTTTTGTTCTTTAAAGAACTACTGATTTCGCTACTTAAGAAGACTCCAAAATCGCGCGATGTTTTCGATCAGATCTGGAAAGTCACGACAGACAGCTTTTTCACAACAGCGATGGCAGGCTTTTTCGTCGGCGCAATTATGAGTGTGCAATTTGCGATGTTGATGAAGGAATTTGGCGCTTTGGGATATTTGGGTGGCCTATCAACAAGTGCGACATTCCGTGAAGTGGGACCCTTATTAATCGCCTTCATGCTTAGCGGAAAAGTCGGTGCTTATACATCAGCGGAACTGGGTACGATGCGCGTGACCGAACAAATTGATGCTGTTCGCTGTTTGGGAGCAGATCCGATTCAGGAAATTATTGCACCACGATTCGTGGGTATCATCATTGCCAGCTTCTTCTTATTGGGCGGCGGTTTGATCATGTCGGTTCTGGGCGGCATGTTGATGGGAAATCTTTTTGCCGGTGTGAACTTCGAAGAATATCTACGTCATATTCCGACAATTGTTAATCCGATCTCGATTCTTAGTGGGCTGGTAAAATGCGGTACATTTGCCGTGGTTTTAGCGACGGTTTGTACGTTTAAAGGCTATTACACAAGTGGCGGAGCAAAAGGCGTCGGCAGATCTGTCGTTTCAACGGCCGTTACCACGATGGTTGCAATCGTCGTGATGGATTGGTTCACAAGCTTTATCGGAGAGATCATTTTGCAAATGATCAGAGGTTATCGCTCATGA
- a CDS encoding MlaD family protein: MKVETKVGLLALVSFALIALFAYFMGLVSPFSNTKELNVMYNYAGGIEEGSPVRVMGIKVGKVKSITFDPAFKMANGEEAKLRLTITIDKKAWTSVRKDSKFFINLAGVIGEKFLEISAGSMDAGEFSNGDYVRGEDPPRIDQLISQGYGLAGKLIEIVEKNQGSVTNVIKQLDNLTTNFNKTLMLLDKTTKNREMARLLDNAVKISDDLAYLTGNLRSKKAEETYDLVHKLLFRLEPVDGPALKKFFQTEGVRARVF; this comes from the coding sequence ATGAAAGTGGAAACAAAAGTAGGTCTTTTAGCGCTGGTCAGTTTCGCACTGATTGCTTTGTTCGCTTACTTTATGGGACTGGTTTCGCCATTCTCAAATACTAAAGAGCTCAACGTCATGTACAACTATGCGGGTGGAATCGAAGAGGGTTCTCCAGTTCGCGTGATGGGTATTAAAGTGGGAAAAGTTAAATCAATTACTTTTGATCCTGCTTTTAAGATGGCGAACGGCGAAGAAGCGAAGCTTCGTCTGACTATCACAATTGACAAAAAAGCCTGGACCAGCGTCCGTAAAGACTCGAAATTTTTTATCAATCTTGCGGGTGTGATCGGGGAAAAGTTTCTGGAGATCTCTGCAGGTTCGATGGATGCCGGGGAATTTTCTAACGGAGATTATGTTCGTGGTGAAGATCCACCACGTATCGATCAATTGATTTCACAAGGTTATGGCTTAGCGGGAAAATTAATTGAAATTGTGGAAAAGAACCAGGGATCTGTGACAAACGTCATCAAACAACTGGATAATTTGACTACGAACTTCAATAAAACGCTAATGCTCTTGGATAAGACGACGAAGAATCGCGAAATGGCAAGATTGCTTGATAATGCAGTCAAAATCAGCGATGACTTGGCGTATCTGACAGGCAATTTGCGTTCTAAGAAGGCCGAAGAAACTTATGACCTTGTTCATAAACTTCTTTTCCGACTTGAACCAGTTGACGGCCCGGCTCTGAAAAAGTTTTTCCAAACTGAAGGGGTTCGCGCGAGAGTTTTCTAA
- a CDS encoding ABC transporter ATP-binding protein has protein sequence MIEFKNLVKRFGTRTVLNGLNLEIREGEIIFVLGTSGTGKSVLLKNIVGLLKPDEGEIWIDGEEVSQFTEDQYFPIRKKCGMVFQHPALFDSLTIYENVAFGLRRHFQLSEDEIKARVGKALNLVHIQGVEEKRPAQISYGMQKRVSLARTIALQPKILLFDEPTTGLDPVTTTAVNQLIQDLSKKLRTTSIVVSHDMNCALSIADRIVVLDKGQIVALGTPDELKRSTHPLVKDFLEEVLHA, from the coding sequence GTGATTGAGTTTAAGAACCTCGTAAAACGATTTGGTACACGCACGGTACTCAACGGATTAAATCTAGAAATCCGCGAGGGAGAAATCATTTTTGTGCTGGGGACATCTGGCACTGGTAAATCTGTCTTATTAAAAAATATCGTAGGACTTTTAAAGCCTGATGAAGGCGAAATCTGGATCGACGGTGAAGAGGTTTCGCAATTCACTGAAGATCAGTATTTTCCCATTCGCAAAAAATGCGGCATGGTCTTTCAACATCCCGCACTTTTTGATTCATTAACAATTTATGAAAATGTGGCTTTCGGTTTACGTCGTCATTTTCAATTGAGTGAAGACGAAATCAAAGCGCGCGTGGGCAAAGCACTTAATCTTGTGCATATTCAAGGTGTCGAAGAAAAAAGACCGGCACAAATTTCTTACGGCATGCAAAAGCGTGTCAGTCTTGCGCGCACAATTGCTTTACAACCAAAAATTCTGCTTTTTGATGAACCCACGACGGGTCTTGATCCCGTCACAACGACAGCCGTGAATCAGTTGATTCAAGATCTTTCAAAAAAACTAAGAACGACATCCATCGTTGTCAGTCACGACATGAATTGCGCCCTTTCAATCGCGGACCGCATCGTGGTTCTTGATAAAGGACAAATTGTCGCACTAGGAACGCCAGATGAATTGAAACGTTCTACTCATCCATTGGTGAAGGACTTCTTGGAAGAGGTTCTTCACGCATGA
- the mdh gene encoding malate dehydrogenase, with protein sequence MAHTRKKIAVIGAGFVGSTTAHWAAQKELGDVVVLDVNEGAAIGKMLDLAQASAIEMFDTRVKGTSKYEDIADSDVVIITAGMPRKPGMSRDELVGINAKIVKDVCEGVKKYAPNSYVIVVCNPMDVMAVYAKQILGFPRERVIGMGGCLDSARFRTFIAEELNVSVKDVNGIVLGNHGDAMVPMVRHASVSGIPLTELLPADKIAAIVARTKQAGAEIGGHLKTGSAYYAPARGAVEMAEAILKDQKRVLPVAVELTGEFGVNEGLMVGVLATIGGKGVEKIHKFEMNPAEQEEFKKSVDAVRTLVSALKTVQ encoded by the coding sequence ATGGCTCATACAAGAAAAAAAATCGCCGTTATCGGTGCAGGTTTCGTAGGTTCAACAACTGCTCACTGGGCAGCACAAAAAGAACTAGGTGATGTTGTAGTTCTTGACGTTAACGAAGGCGCTGCAATCGGTAAGATGCTTGACCTTGCTCAAGCTTCAGCAATCGAAATGTTCGATACTCGCGTAAAAGGTACTAGCAAGTACGAAGATATCGCTGACTCTGACGTTGTTATCATCACTGCAGGTATGCCACGTAAACCAGGCATGAGCCGCGATGAACTAGTTGGTATCAATGCAAAAATCGTTAAAGACGTTTGCGAAGGCGTTAAAAAATACGCTCCAAATTCATACGTTATCGTTGTTTGTAATCCAATGGACGTTATGGCTGTTTACGCGAAACAAATCTTGGGCTTCCCTCGTGAGCGCGTAATCGGTATGGGCGGTTGCTTGGATTCTGCTCGCTTCCGTACATTCATCGCTGAAGAATTGAATGTTTCTGTTAAAGACGTAAACGGTATCGTTCTTGGTAACCACGGTGATGCGATGGTTCCAATGGTACGTCACGCTTCTGTATCAGGCATCCCTTTGACTGAGCTATTGCCTGCAGACAAAATCGCAGCAATCGTTGCTCGTACAAAACAAGCTGGCGCTGAAATCGGTGGTCACTTGAAAACGGGTTCTGCTTACTACGCTCCAGCACGTGGCGCAGTTGAAATGGCAGAGGCAATCTTGAAAGACCAAAAACGCGTTCTTCCAGTTGCAGTTGAATTGACTGGCGAGTTCGGTGTTAACGAAGGTTTGATGGTTGGTGTCCTTGCTACTATCGGTGGCAAAGGTGTAGAGAAAATTCACAAATTCGAAATGAACCCAGCTGAACAAGAAGAGTTCAAAAAATCAGTAGATGCAGTTCGCACTCTAGTATCAGCTCTTAAAACTGTTCAGTAG